The Tenacibaculum jejuense genome includes a window with the following:
- a CDS encoding (2Fe-2S)-binding protein yields the protein MPTYNLKINGELVTFTADSDTPLLWILRDELNLVGTKFGCGIAQCGACTVHVDGVATRSCQLQVSILDKEEITTIEGLSKEGDHPLQEAWKEVDVPQCGYCQAGQIMTAASFLKENPNPTSTEIREAMHGNICRCASYNRIEKAVAVAAKKMS from the coding sequence ATGCCAACCTATAATCTAAAAATCAACGGAGAATTGGTCACATTCACTGCTGACTCAGACACGCCTTTACTTTGGATATTAAGAGATGAATTAAATTTAGTAGGAACAAAATTTGGATGCGGTATAGCTCAATGTGGTGCTTGTACTGTTCATGTAGATGGTGTAGCTACTAGAAGTTGTCAATTACAAGTTTCTATTTTAGATAAAGAAGAAATCACAACTATTGAAGGACTTTCTAAAGAAGGAGATCATCCTTTACAAGAAGCTTGGAAAGAAGTTGATGTTCCACAATGTGGATATTGTCAAGCAGGACAAATTATGACTGCTGCTTCGTTTTTAAAAGAAAATCCAAATCCTACTTCAACAGAAATTAGAGAGGCAATGCATGGAAACATTTGTAGGTGTGCATCGTATAACAGAATAGAAAAAGCTGTAGCTGTAGCTGCTAAAAAAATGTCTTAA
- a CDS encoding xanthine dehydrogenase family protein molybdopterin-binding subunit has protein sequence MSTEQNNIRFSRRNFLRTSALASGGMLVGFNLFTACKPEAKPAVDIANLNFNDFNAFIKIADNGYVTIFSPNPEIGQGVKTAMPMIIAEELDVEWDKVHVAQAKYNKKEYKRQVAGGSQSIRFGWDALRQTGATTKQMLINAAAAKWGVDANTCKASKGIITNANGDTLGYGEVVSEAAALEVPEDVTLKKPSEYTIIGKDALNVDLDNIVTGKPLFGLDYKADGMVYASVLRPPAFGQKLESFDDAETKKVNGVTDVIKFGDKVAVIGSNTWAAMKGKKALKAVWSDDQNLESTVDHNKELIKILDGKEFDTRREDGNVKKAFAEADKVLERTYDSPFLPHNCMEPMNFYANVTAEKIHLVGPIQTPQWTAGRVAQLLKRKEEEIDLEMTRMGGGFGRRLYGDFALEAAEISNLAKKPVKVVFSREDDMTDGIYRPAIKYRIAASIKDGKLTGYHLKEAAINSNMYDLIPNFFPAGCIPNYKVSTKSYKSDITTGAWRAPYTNFLAFAEQTFFDELAEELKKDPVELRLELLQNVKDSTDEKIEYSGERMENTIKLAAEKSNWKEQKEGVFKGFAAYYSHNTHVAEVAEIEMKDGLPVVKKITAAVDCGILINPTGAINQIQGGVLDGIGHAMYGDLSFENGKPSHKNFDTYRLIRMNETPQVDVHFVKNELSPTGLGEPGLPPAGGAVANAIYKALKNRLYKQPFIKELSSKKSEVLS, from the coding sequence ATGAGTACAGAACAAAATAATATCAGATTTAGTAGAAGAAACTTTTTAAGAACTTCAGCACTAGCAAGTGGAGGAATGTTAGTTGGTTTTAATTTATTCACGGCATGTAAACCAGAAGCAAAACCAGCTGTAGATATTGCAAATTTAAATTTCAACGATTTTAATGCTTTTATCAAAATAGCAGATAATGGTTATGTAACTATTTTTTCTCCGAATCCAGAAATTGGTCAAGGAGTAAAAACGGCAATGCCAATGATCATTGCTGAAGAATTAGATGTAGAATGGGATAAAGTGCATGTTGCACAAGCAAAATATAATAAGAAAGAATACAAACGTCAGGTTGCAGGAGGAAGTCAGTCAATTCGCTTTGGTTGGGATGCATTACGTCAAACTGGAGCTACAACAAAGCAAATGTTAATTAATGCTGCTGCTGCAAAATGGGGAGTTGATGCAAATACTTGTAAAGCTTCAAAAGGAATCATAACAAATGCAAATGGAGATACATTAGGTTATGGAGAAGTTGTAAGCGAAGCAGCTGCTTTAGAAGTTCCAGAAGATGTAACTTTAAAAAAGCCATCAGAATATACGATTATAGGAAAAGACGCTTTAAATGTTGATTTAGACAATATCGTTACAGGTAAGCCTTTGTTTGGTTTAGATTATAAAGCTGATGGAATGGTGTATGCTTCGGTATTACGTCCACCAGCATTCGGACAAAAATTAGAGAGTTTTGATGATGCTGAAACTAAAAAAGTAAATGGAGTTACAGATGTAATCAAGTTTGGAGATAAAGTAGCTGTAATTGGTTCAAATACTTGGGCGGCTATGAAAGGTAAAAAAGCATTGAAAGCTGTTTGGAGTGATGATCAAAATTTAGAAAGTACCGTAGATCATAATAAAGAATTGATTAAGATTTTAGACGGAAAAGAATTTGATACCAGAAGAGAAGATGGAAATGTAAAGAAAGCTTTTGCAGAAGCAGATAAAGTTTTAGAAAGAACATACGACTCTCCTTTCTTACCTCATAATTGTATGGAACCCATGAATTTTTATGCCAATGTTACAGCAGAGAAGATTCATTTAGTTGGACCAATTCAAACACCACAATGGACAGCTGGTAGAGTTGCTCAGTTATTGAAAAGAAAAGAAGAAGAAATTGATCTTGAAATGACAAGAATGGGTGGTGGATTTGGAAGAAGATTGTATGGTGATTTTGCTTTAGAAGCAGCTGAAATTTCAAATCTAGCTAAAAAGCCAGTGAAAGTTGTTTTCTCAAGAGAAGACGATATGACAGATGGAATTTATCGTCCGGCAATTAAATATAGAATTGCAGCATCAATTAAAGATGGAAAATTAACAGGATATCATTTAAAAGAGGCAGCGATTAACAGTAATATGTACGACTTAATTCCGAATTTCTTTCCAGCAGGATGTATTCCGAATTATAAAGTATCTACAAAAAGCTATAAGAGTGATATCACAACAGGTGCATGGAGAGCTCCGTATACAAATTTCTTAGCTTTTGCTGAACAAACTTTCTTTGATGAATTAGCTGAAGAATTAAAGAAAGATCCAGTTGAGTTACGATTAGAATTGTTGCAGAATGTAAAAGATTCTACAGATGAAAAGATCGAGTACTCAGGAGAGAGAATGGAGAATACGATAAAATTAGCTGCTGAAAAATCAAACTGGAAAGAACAAAAAGAAGGTGTTTTTAAAGGTTTTGCTGCTTATTATAGTCATAATACTCATGTTGCTGAGGTTGCTGAAATAGAAATGAAAGATGGTTTACCTGTAGTAAAGAAAATTACTGCTGCCGTAGATTGTGGAATTTTAATAAATCCTACTGGAGCAATCAATCAAATTCAAGGTGGAGTTTTAGATGGAATCGGACATGCGATGTATGGAGATTTATCTTTTGAGAACGGAAAACCTTCACATAAAAATTTCGATACTTATCGTTTAATCAGAATGAATGAAACGCCTCAAGTAGATGTACATTTTGTGAAAAATGAATTGTCACCAACAGGATTAGGAGAGCCAGGTTTACCTCCAGCAGGAGGAGCTGTTGCAAATGCAATTTATAAAGCACTAAAAAATAGACTATACAAACAGCCTTTTATCAAAGAGTTATCTTCAAAGAAAAGTGAAGTTTTAAGTTAA
- the acs gene encoding acetate--CoA ligase, protein MSNYHIKNLEEYFQVYRRSVRNPENFWEEIAEEHFLWRKKWNTVLSWDFTKPEVKWFEGAQLNITENCIDRHLVTRGEKTAILFEPNNPNEAAEHITYRDLYKRVNKLANVLKAKGIKKGDRVCIYLPMIPELAVSLLACARIGAIHSVVFAGFSSTALATRINDAECKMVITSDGSYRGSKMIDLKGIVDEALEECPCVENVLVVKRINSEINVVQGRDQWLQPLLDEASDECEAEIMNAEDPLFILYTSGSTGKPKGMLHTTAGYMVYTAYTFKNVFQYRENDVYWCTADIGWITGHSYIVYGPLANGATTVMFEGVPSYPDYSRFWQIVEKHKVNQFYTAPTAIRALAKEGLSHVESSDLSSLKILGTVGEPINEEAWHWYDDNIGKRKSPIVDTWWQTETGGIMITPIPFSTPTKPTYATLPFPGIQPALMDAEGSEIKGNQVEGRLCVKFPWPSMARTIWGNHERYRNTYFSTFENKYFTGDGALRDEVGYYRITGRVDDVIIVSGHNLGTAPIEDAINEHPAVAESAIVGFPHDIKGNALYGYVILKDTGESRNHENLRKEINQIITEQVGPIAKLDRIQFTQGLPKTRSGKIMRRILRKIASNDISNLGDTSTLLNPEVVQGIIDEVLV, encoded by the coding sequence ATGAGTAACTACCATATAAAAAACTTAGAAGAATATTTTCAAGTGTATAGAAGATCAGTAAGAAATCCAGAAAACTTTTGGGAAGAAATTGCTGAAGAACATTTTCTTTGGAGAAAAAAATGGAATACTGTTTTAAGTTGGGATTTTACCAAACCTGAAGTAAAATGGTTCGAAGGAGCACAATTAAATATCACAGAAAATTGTATCGATCGCCATTTGGTAACTAGAGGCGAAAAAACAGCAATACTTTTTGAACCTAATAATCCGAATGAAGCTGCGGAGCATATTACGTATCGTGATTTATATAAAAGAGTAAATAAACTAGCTAATGTTTTAAAAGCAAAAGGAATTAAAAAAGGAGATCGTGTTTGTATCTATTTACCTATGATTCCTGAGCTTGCTGTTTCTCTTTTAGCTTGTGCAAGAATTGGAGCGATACATTCCGTTGTTTTTGCTGGTTTTTCTTCAACAGCGTTGGCAACAAGAATTAATGATGCCGAATGTAAAATGGTAATTACTTCCGATGGTTCTTACAGAGGAAGCAAAATGATTGATTTAAAGGGTATTGTGGATGAAGCTCTTGAAGAATGTCCTTGTGTAGAAAATGTTTTGGTTGTAAAAAGAATCAATTCAGAAATAAATGTTGTTCAAGGAAGAGATCAATGGTTACAACCATTATTAGATGAAGCTTCAGATGAATGTGAAGCAGAAATTATGAATGCAGAAGATCCTCTTTTTATTCTGTATACTTCTGGTTCTACAGGAAAACCAAAAGGAATGTTGCATACAACAGCGGGTTACATGGTATATACTGCGTACACATTCAAAAATGTTTTTCAGTATAGAGAAAATGACGTGTATTGGTGTACCGCAGATATTGGTTGGATTACAGGTCATAGTTATATTGTATACGGACCATTAGCAAATGGAGCTACAACTGTAATGTTTGAAGGAGTTCCAAGTTACCCAGATTATAGTCGATTTTGGCAAATTGTTGAAAAACATAAAGTAAATCAGTTTTACACAGCGCCAACAGCGATTAGAGCGTTAGCAAAAGAAGGTTTATCTCATGTAGAATCAAGTGATTTGTCGTCATTAAAAATTTTGGGAACCGTTGGAGAACCTATTAATGAAGAAGCTTGGCATTGGTATGATGATAATATTGGGAAAAGAAAAAGTCCAATTGTAGATACCTGGTGGCAAACAGAAACTGGTGGAATTATGATTACTCCAATTCCTTTTTCTACACCAACAAAACCAACTTATGCAACATTACCATTTCCTGGAATTCAGCCAGCATTAATGGATGCTGAAGGAAGTGAAATTAAAGGAAATCAAGTAGAAGGACGATTATGTGTTAAATTTCCTTGGCCTTCAATGGCGAGAACAATTTGGGGAAATCATGAACGCTATAGAAATACATATTTCTCAACTTTTGAAAATAAATATTTTACAGGAGATGGAGCTTTGCGAGATGAAGTTGGTTATTACAGAATTACCGGTAGAGTAGATGATGTAATTATTGTTTCGGGACATAATTTAGGAACTGCTCCAATAGAAGATGCTATTAACGAACATCCTGCAGTTGCAGAATCAGCTATTGTTGGGTTTCCACATGATATAAAAGGAAATGCATTGTATGGTTATGTGATTTTAAAAGACACAGGTGAATCTCGTAACCATGAAAACTTAAGAAAAGAAATCAATCAAATTATAACCGAGCAAGTCGGACCAATTGCAAAATTAGACAGAATTCAATTTACACAAGGATTACCAAAAACACGTTCTGGAAAAATCATGAGAAGAATTTTAAGAAAGATTGCTTCAAATGATATTAGCAACCTTGGAGATACGAGTACTTTACTAAATCCAGAAGTAGTTCAAGGTATAATAGATGAGGTTTTAGTATAA